Genomic DNA from Deltaproteobacteria bacterium:
TAAAGTGGACGTGCCCGTTTCGTACGGGCCGGCTTTCGAGGGTGAGCGGGTGCGCAAAGAGGATCTGTTCCTCGAAATGGGCGGCGGTAAGACCCAGGCCACGGAACTTTGCAAAATGGCTGAAATGGACGAAATCGAAGACGGAAAGGTTACCGTTATTGGCCCGAACGTAAAGGACATCAAGAAGGGCGACAGGCTGCCCCTGGGGATTTACGTACAGGTGGCCGGGCGCGAGATGCAGGAGGACTTCGAGCCCATCCTGGAGCGGCAGATCCATCATTTGATCAATTACGCCCAGGGCGTCATGCATATTGGACAGCGTGACATCGCCTGGATCCGAATGGGTGAAGCCGCGGTGGACAAGGGTTTCACCCTCGAACATATTGGAGTGATTCTCCACGCCAAACTTCATCAGGACTTCGGCAAGATCTTGGACAAGGTTCAAGTTACGTTGTACACGAACAAAGAAGACGTAGACAAGCTGACCGCACGGGCGCGCAAGGAATACAAACATCGGGATGAGCGCGTCGAGAAGATGACCGACGAGAGTGTCGAGACCTACTACTCCTGTACGCTCTGCCAGTCTTTTGCTCCGAACCATGTGTGCACCGTAAGCCCGGAAAGAACAGGGCTCTGCGGCGCGTATAACTGGATGGACTGCAAAGCCTCTTTCGAAATCAATCCCACGGGTCCGAACCAGCCTATTGAAAAGGGCGAATGCCTGAATCCCAAACTGGGTCAGTGGAAAGGCGTCAACGAGTTCGTATACAAGGCAAGCCGTCAGGCCGTGACCCATTACAACTTCTATAGCCTTGTGCAAGATCCCATGACCACCTGTGGTTGTTGCGAGGCCATCGCGGCGGTCCTTCCCATGTGTAACGGCATCATGACGGTACACCGCGAATATACGGGTATGACCCCCTGTGGAATGAAGTTCACCACTCTGGCCGGCGTGATGGGGGGCGGCGCCTCGAGCCCCGGTTTCGTCGGACATAGCAAGTTCAACATCACCCAAAGAAAGTTCATTGCCGGCGATGGCGGACTCCTGCGTATGGTCTGGATGCCCAAATCGCTGAAAGAAGAGATCCGCGAACGGCTCATCAAACGCGGAGAAGAATTGGGTTATCCGAACCTCGTTGACATGATTGCCGACGAAACGGTGGGCGTCACCGAGGACGAAATCTATCCCTTCCTGGAAAAGGTGGGACATCCCGCTGTTAAAATGGAACCGATCGTCGGCTAACGTGTAACAGAACCACAGTCCGGAGCGCTCCTCTGTAAATAGAGGGGCGCTCAGAGGATGAAGGAGAAGAATATGGGACTAACAGGAATTCAAATCTTCAAACTGCTTCCCAAAACGAACTGCAAAGAGTGCGGGGTCCCTACGTGCCTGGCATTTGCAATGAATCTGGCCTCCGGAAAAGCAGACCTGGACAGCTGCCCCTATGTGTCCGATGAAGCGAGAGAACAGCTGGCGGAAGCTTCCGCTCCCCCGATACGCCCGGTGAAGATCGGCTACGGTGCGAGGAAAGTCGGCATCGGCGGAGAGACGGTGCTGTTCAGGCACGAAAAGACCTTCTACGGACCGCCAGGTTTTGCAGCGGTTCTAACTACGGATATGGGCGACGACGTAATCGACGCCAAACTCCGTAAATGGCATACGTTCAACTACGAGCGCGTGGGTTTAATGCTCCGGCCTGAACTGGTCGCCATCAAGGATGTCGACGGCAACGCGGAACGCTTCGCCCAGGTAACGAAAAAGGTGTATGACGCTTCGGATTTCGGCTGCATCCTCATGAGCGACAGCCCGAACGTACTCAAAGCCGGTGTGTCGGTTTCCAATGGAAAGAATCCTCTCATTTACGCAGCTACCGCCGGCACCATCGACGCGCTGATCGAGTTGGCCAAGGAAGGCAAGTGTCCTCTGGCCCTGAAGGCCGACAGTGTCGAAGCCCTCATGCCCCTGTCCCAAAAGGCGGTGTCCGCCGGATTGAAAGAGCTGGTCCTGGATACCGGCGCCCGCTCCATCAAGCAGCTTTTTGAAGATCAGGTATGCATCCGGAGAGCCGCCTTGTTGAAGCAGAATCGAGACCTGGGTTTTCCAACGATTACCTTTCCGTGCGAAATGGCCCCGGATCTTGATGGGGAGACGTTGATCGCGTCCATGCTGGTAGCCAAATATGGCGGCGTGATGGTCTTATCGGACATCGAGGGGGAGAACATCTTCCCTCTGCTCCTCGAACGGCTGAATATCTACACCGATCCACAGCGACCCATGACAGTGACGCCGGGTATCTATGAAATCAACAACCCGGGTCCCGACTCCCCGGTCATGGTGACCACCAATTTCTCCTTGACATACTTTATTGTTTCCGGCGAGATTGAAAGCAGCAGGGTACCCTCCTACTTGGTAATTGTTGACTCTGAAGGCCTTTCCGTCATGACGGCGTGGGCCGCAGGAAAGTTTTCGGGTGACTATGTAGGCGGATTCATTAAAAAAAGTGGCATTGCAGAGAAAACAACCCACAAGAATGTCATCATTCCTGGATATGCCGCGTCCATAAGTGGTGATATGGAAGAAGAGTTGCCGGGCTGGAAAGTAAAGGTCGGGCCCAGAGAAGCAGCGCATTTGCCCAAATATCTGAAAGAATGGAAGCCCGAATAGGGGAGGAGGTAGGGCCATGAAGATGATCGGCGAAAATCTGAACGTCATGAGCAAGGTGATCGGCACTGCCTTCAAAGAGCGCAATCCCGGTCCCATCCAGGAGATGGCCCTCGCCCAGAAGAAGGCGGGAGACGACTGGATTGACATTAATTTGGGGCCTGCTCGGAAAAAAGGCGACGAGCTGATGGCATGGGTAGTCGAAACCGTGCAGGCCGTCGTTCCGGATGTGCCGCTGGCTCTTGATACATCCAACATCGAGGCCATGGAGGCCGGCCTCCAGGTCCACAAGGGAACGGCCCTGATGAACTCCATTATGTGCCGGCCCGAGCGCTACGAAAAAATGATCCCCCTTGCGGCCAAGTATAACGCCGACGTGGTCGCTCTAATGTGGGGTCCCGAAGGACTGCCGCGAGATGAAAACGAGCGGGCGGCTTTGGCCGTAGAGCTGATCTACGCCATGAACGAGGCCGGGATTGCGAACGAGAAGATATATGTAGATGGCATCGTGACTCCGGTGAACATCCAGCAACAGCAATCCATGAGCCTGCTCGCCTTCATGGAAATGCTGGAAGATATCGCTCCCGGTGCAAGGTCCACGTGCGGGCTTTCCAACGTGTCTAATGGACCTCCTGATCATTTGCGACCCATACTCAATCAAACGTACATGATCATGCTTGAGCGCAAAGGCATGTATTCATGCATAGTGGACTCGTTTGACGAAAGACTCCATCAGATTGCATGGGGTAAGCGACCGGACCTGGTGGAAGTTGTTCATAAGGTCATGGATGGAGCGGAGTTGAATCCTTCCGGTCTCGGCAAGGAACAACTGGATTTCTACAAAACGGCGCGGGTGATCCTCGGCCACACCCTGTATTCGGACTCCTGGCTGGAACTCTGAGACCGTAACGTACCTGCGACGAAGGTGGTGAGGCCGCGGAAATATAGGGGCCTCACCTTTTTTTGACCGGTGACATTCACAATGTCGATGCTGGAACGCACGTTTATTCACTTGCCCGGCGTGGGACCGAACAGAGAGCGGCGATTCTGGGCCTCGGGCATCGTCACTTGGTACGATTTTTTGGAAAAGGGCGAAAAACGACTCTCCTCTTCCCTATACCGGAGGCTCGCGCCCCTCGTAGAGCGTTCGATCGAGAAACGAGACCACCCCTCCTATTTTTCGTCGCTGATCGAACCGGCGGAACGATGGCGGCTGTACAGCGCCTTTCCGGACAAGGCCTTCCTGGATATTGAGACGTACGGATGTAACGGAGCAGACGAAGTCACTGTCGTAGGCATTTTTGACGGTGTTCGGTATCAACCCTTTGTACAGGGCGCGAATCTCGAGCGTTTTCAGGACACGCTCAAAAGAACGGACGTGGTAGTGACGTTCAACGGCGCCCGTTTCGATCTTCCTTTTCTCGAGAATAGTTTCCCGGGGTTTCGATTGGAAGCCGCCCACATTGACCTCATGCATGCGTGCAGGAAACTGGGTCTCCGAGGGGGGTTGAAAAAGATCGAACGGTATTTTGGGATCGAACGGCCCGCATCCGTTGCCGGTATGGATGGCTACGGGGCTGTTCGGCTCTGGAGGGCATATCTGGACGGGGACGCCAGGGCTTTGGAGCTGCTCATTCTTTACAATCAGGAAGATACGGTAAATTTGAAGCGTATTATGGATCGAACGGAACATCTGTTGACCGCCGAATTGCCCATCCCACCTTGATGAATGCATTGAAATCTTCTCCTTGGAAAACCGGCCCCGAGAGTGGCGCCTGGGTTTATGACCCCTTCGCACTCGATCGAGGATGTTGTGGATATCTTCGTAGCGGTGACGAACGACCAGGAAAAAATCTCTTGACACCGTAGCCGCAATTCGTTATCATTCTTAATTAGGATTAACTATTAAAACGACTCGGATAGAATGTGGTAAACGAACAGATGCCTGTCGATGCAACGCTTAAAACGCTTGAGAAAGCGTTTAAGAATTTTGGTTTGAGAATGACTCACCAACGGCTGGAAATATACCGCGAGTTGGCCTGCGCCAAAGATCACCCCTCTGCCGAAGCCATTTTCAGACGCGTACAAAGTCGGGTCCCAACGATATCCCTGGACACGGTTTACCGTACCCTCGCGACCTTTGAAGATTCAGGACTGATCGCCCGGGTGCAGGTTTCCGACGATCACGGCCGGTTCGACGGCGACCGGTCCCCGCATCATCATTTCATCTGCATCCGGTGCAAAAGTATCGTAGACTTCGGATGGGAGTCGTTCGACGGAGCTGAATTGCCGGAAAGCGCGGAGACTTGGGGCCGTGTGACCGATAAGAATGTCGTGGTGAGAGGTATCTGTAATTCGTGTCTCAATCAGGGAAGGCGACCCAAAAGCTGACGGATAGCGGTCGCCGTCCTACTCTTTTTTTTATTAGTAGATAGTAATTATTCCGATGTAATAAACAAAGCGTATTAAGCAACTCAACACAAGGAGGACATGGATGAGCAAGTCACAGGAAGATCTGCGTCAAGCGTTTGCAGGGGAATCTCAGGCCAACCGGAAGTACCTGGCTTTTGCGAAAGCCGCCGAGAAGGAAGGCTATTCACAGGTCGCTAAACTTTTCAGGGCTGCAGCGGAAGCGGAAACCGTCCACGCGCACAATCATCTGAGCGCATTGAAAGGGATAGGCCAGACGGAGCAGAATCTCAAAGAAGCCATTGCCGGTGAAACCCACGAGTTCAAGAACATGTATCCCGCCATGATCAAGGACGCGGAGGCGGAAGGGGACAAGACGGCCCTCCGGACAATGACCTACGCCAACGAAGTGGAAAAAGTTCACGCAGCTCTGTATCAGAAGGCGCTGGAGAAAATGGGAAATCTCGAGAAGGCGGATTACTACGTCTGTTCGGTGTGCGGCTACACCTGTGAAAACGAACCGCCGGATAAGTGCCCTGTCTGCAATGCCAACGCCAAGGCGTTTAATAAAATCAGTTAGAGCCAAGACAGGTATCGATGGGCTGAACATCGCGCTCGGAGCTGCACTCGGCATTCATCGCTGATGACCTGGGGCGGACCTGAGCGCTTTAACATATCTATAAGCCGCGCCCCATACGGTCAGGAAGGATCATATTTTTCAAGGACAGAGTCAAGAGCGGTTCGGAGACTCCCGGGAAGCCCCGCTTCATGGGGTTTCCCGAGACTTCGTTTCCAATCGCAACCATGCCGGGAGATGTACTCGTCAATCACTCGCCGAAAGATCGACCATACAAAGAGTCCACGCAGAAG
This window encodes:
- the cdhC gene encoding CO dehydrogenase/CO-methylating acetyl-CoA synthase complex subunit beta encodes the protein MSRLVAFAVIQGAYNIVSKGEAKLKRAIEEYGPDQKLEFPNTAYYLPIIYSLLGIPVKTLGEALEPMKVARKLLPAHMKGVNHLPYLGPLLDAGMASLFAEEVVEAIRYVEDPDFYLVSEDIDEESGKIWLGAAEDTVFRKRGVEFVDGTAPGFAAIVGAAPDPETAKKIAEEYQLKNLYVFMCANQNGTTFSQQLLEAGVQIGWNTRLVPFGPDISAAVFALGFANRAAMAFGGIKPGDYKRVLLYNKDRIFAFVNALGEVNAEWAANAAGCVNWGFPTLADSDIPEILPTGVCTYEHVVANVGHDEMPQRSIEVRGLKVTIAKVDVPVSYGPAFEGERVRKEDLFLEMGGGKTQATELCKMAEMDEIEDGKVTVIGPNVKDIKKGDRLPLGIYVQVAGREMQEDFEPILERQIHHLINYAQGVMHIGQRDIAWIRMGEAAVDKGFTLEHIGVILHAKLHQDFGKILDKVQVTLYTNKEDVDKLTARARKEYKHRDERVEKMTDESVETYYSCTLCQSFAPNHVCTVSPERTGLCGAYNWMDCKASFEINPTGPNQPIEKGECLNPKLGQWKGVNEFVYKASRQAVTHYNFYSLVQDPMTTCGCCEAIAAVLPMCNGIMTVHREYTGMTPCGMKFTTLAGVMGGGASSPGFVGHSKFNITQRKFIAGDGGLLRMVWMPKSLKEEIRERLIKRGEELGYPNLVDMIADETVGVTEDEIYPFLEKVGHPAVKMEPIVG
- a CDS encoding acetyl-CoA decarbonylase/synthase complex subunit gamma; this encodes MGLTGIQIFKLLPKTNCKECGVPTCLAFAMNLASGKADLDSCPYVSDEAREQLAEASAPPIRPVKIGYGARKVGIGGETVLFRHEKTFYGPPGFAAVLTTDMGDDVIDAKLRKWHTFNYERVGLMLRPELVAIKDVDGNAERFAQVTKKVYDASDFGCILMSDSPNVLKAGVSVSNGKNPLIYAATAGTIDALIELAKEGKCPLALKADSVEALMPLSQKAVSAGLKELVLDTGARSIKQLFEDQVCIRRAALLKQNRDLGFPTITFPCEMAPDLDGETLIASMLVAKYGGVMVLSDIEGENIFPLLLERLNIYTDPQRPMTVTPGIYEINNPGPDSPVMVTTNFSLTYFIVSGEIESSRVPSYLVIVDSEGLSVMTAWAAGKFSGDYVGGFIKKSGIAEKTTHKNVIIPGYAASISGDMEEELPGWKVKVGPREAAHLPKYLKEWKPE
- a CDS encoding dihydropteroate synthase, whose protein sequence is MKMIGENLNVMSKVIGTAFKERNPGPIQEMALAQKKAGDDWIDINLGPARKKGDELMAWVVETVQAVVPDVPLALDTSNIEAMEAGLQVHKGTALMNSIMCRPERYEKMIPLAAKYNADVVALMWGPEGLPRDENERAALAVELIYAMNEAGIANEKIYVDGIVTPVNIQQQQSMSLLAFMEMLEDIAPGARSTCGLSNVSNGPPDHLRPILNQTYMIMLERKGMYSCIVDSFDERLHQIAWGKRPDLVEVVHKVMDGAELNPSGLGKEQLDFYKTARVILGHTLYSDSWLEL
- a CDS encoding ribonuclease H-like domain-containing protein — protein: MSMLERTFIHLPGVGPNRERRFWASGIVTWYDFLEKGEKRLSSSLYRRLAPLVERSIEKRDHPSYFSSLIEPAERWRLYSAFPDKAFLDIETYGCNGADEVTVVGIFDGVRYQPFVQGANLERFQDTLKRTDVVVTFNGARFDLPFLENSFPGFRLEAAHIDLMHACRKLGLRGGLKKIERYFGIERPASVAGMDGYGAVRLWRAYLDGDARALELLILYNQEDTVNLKRIMDRTEHLLTAELPIPP
- a CDS encoding transcriptional repressor codes for the protein MPVDATLKTLEKAFKNFGLRMTHQRLEIYRELACAKDHPSAEAIFRRVQSRVPTISLDTVYRTLATFEDSGLIARVQVSDDHGRFDGDRSPHHHFICIRCKSIVDFGWESFDGAELPESAETWGRVTDKNVVVRGICNSCLNQGRRPKS
- a CDS encoding rubrerythrin family protein, which codes for MSKSQEDLRQAFAGESQANRKYLAFAKAAEKEGYSQVAKLFRAAAEAETVHAHNHLSALKGIGQTEQNLKEAIAGETHEFKNMYPAMIKDAEAEGDKTALRTMTYANEVEKVHAALYQKALEKMGNLEKADYYVCSVCGYTCENEPPDKCPVCNANAKAFNKIS